In Trichocoleus sp., the following are encoded in one genomic region:
- a CDS encoding amidase, producing MLSHHLTATQALKFIQQRKLSAVELLQSCLERIAERQADVEAWEYLNLNDAFQIAKRLNVAQARGKHLKPLHGIPIGIKDTVATIDMPTRWGTPIYADQQFNYEAAVVERLRSAGAIILGKTVTSEYAIARPGKTRNPHHLEHTPGASSSGSAAAVADNMVPVAIGTQMVGSILRPAAYCGIVGFKPSFGVISRYGVMLGSQELDHVGFFARSVADISRVLNVLAIVDHRDPDCHEVLVPASGSQRPPKFALVLSPYWSQIEPEAERALLHSISALMKAGAMITEVNLPSEFDACFEHISVLSAVGMATHHGADYDRHADQMSDKLRQIIEQGRTMPAIAHAKARQAAIRYNVILDQLWADYDAILTPVTTGTAPQGLENTGSPIFCALWTLCGLPAISIPAGTAANGLPLGIQLVGQRLGDWNLLAIADWAMKCLSLQSLTHVPQNQQVLNPR from the coding sequence ATGCTGAGCCATCACCTCACAGCTACGCAAGCTCTAAAGTTTATTCAACAAAGAAAACTATCAGCGGTTGAATTACTGCAATCGTGCTTAGAACGGATTGCTGAACGACAAGCAGATGTGGAGGCTTGGGAATATCTCAATCTCAATGATGCCTTTCAAATCGCTAAAAGGCTGAATGTCGCGCAAGCCAGAGGGAAGCATTTAAAGCCCTTGCATGGTATTCCAATCGGCATCAAAGATACAGTTGCAACCATCGATATGCCAACGCGGTGGGGAACTCCCATTTATGCGGATCAGCAGTTTAATTATGAGGCAGCCGTTGTTGAGCGGTTACGTTCAGCAGGTGCGATTATTTTAGGGAAAACAGTGACAAGCGAATATGCGATCGCCCGTCCTGGTAAGACCCGTAATCCTCATCATTTAGAACACACGCCGGGTGCAAGTTCCAGCGGATCTGCTGCTGCGGTTGCAGATAATATGGTGCCTGTGGCGATCGGGACTCAAATGGTGGGGTCGATTCTGCGTCCTGCTGCTTACTGTGGAATCGTCGGCTTTAAGCCCAGTTTTGGTGTGATTTCACGCTATGGCGTTATGCTTGGCAGCCAAGAACTCGATCACGTTGGATTTTTTGCTCGCAGTGTTGCCGATATTTCGCGAGTGTTGAATGTTTTAGCGATTGTTGATCATCGTGATCCAGACTGTCATGAGGTTCTGGTTCCAGCTTCAGGATCTCAACGTCCTCCCAAATTTGCGCTGGTTCTATCCCCCTACTGGTCGCAAATTGAACCGGAGGCAGAACGAGCGTTGTTGCACAGTATTTCAGCGCTCATGAAGGCAGGCGCGATGATTACAGAAGTCAATTTACCGTCTGAATTTGATGCCTGCTTTGAGCATATCAGTGTGCTATCTGCTGTTGGCATGGCAACCCATCATGGTGCAGATTACGATCGCCATGCTGATCAAATGTCTGATAAACTCCGCCAAATCATTGAACAGGGACGAACGATGCCTGCGATCGCCCATGCTAAGGCTCGTCAAGCTGCAATCCGCTATAACGTGATCCTAGACCAGCTCTGGGCGGACTATGATGCCATCCTCACACCCGTCACGACTGGAACTGCTCCCCAAGGATTAGAGAATACGGGTTCTCCGATCTTTTGTGCCCTCTGGACGCTCTGTGGGCTACCTGCCATCAGCATTCCTGCTGGAACCGCAGCGAACGGCTTACCGCTGGGAATTCAATTAGTAGGGCAACGGTTAGGCGACTGGAATTTACTGGCGATCGCAGATTGGGCAATGAAATGTCTGTCGCTGCAAAGTCTTACTCATGTTCCCCAA